A genomic stretch from Deltaproteobacteria bacterium includes:
- a CDS encoding long-chain fatty acid--CoA ligase: MTLPGIGSWLERRVLLSPEKEAVVDGSRRLSYRQLNQRTDRLAGALTDLGLNYGDRIAMLSLNRLEFIEVIMAAAKLGLILVPLNWRLTAPELAFILEDSRTQTLVFDSELTELAGEVRESVPLLRVVAIGAGAHAGLYDYEALLADRGDKKLSPEKAPDLDTPHIIMYTAGTTGRPKGAILTQGASFWNAVNLYTAIDFTSRDRNLVVLPMFHIGGIGLFMLPMLYVGGTAVVQRTFDPEKTFRLLEEEAISLFFGVPAIFLALIQHPGFRSESFQNLRLVMSGGAPLPVSLVQQYHDAGIALQQGFGMSEAAPSIATLKKELALSKAGSIGRAVFHLDARIVDDNMRELPSGQVGELVIRGPNLMQGYWNRPEATEEAFAGGWFHTGDLARMDPDGDMTIVERKKDMFISGGENVYPAEVENAIYELPQVAENAVVGIADERWGEVGRAFVVLKPDQLLDEKEIGDHLKKRLAKYKIPKQITFIDQLPRNAAGKVLKTVLRKQ, encoded by the coding sequence ATGACACTACCCGGCATTGGATCATGGCTGGAAAGGCGCGTGCTGCTGTCACCGGAAAAAGAAGCCGTCGTTGACGGTAGCAGAAGACTCTCCTATCGTCAGCTGAACCAGCGGACAGACCGCCTGGCCGGGGCCCTGACGGATCTCGGGCTCAACTATGGAGACCGCATCGCCATGCTGTCCCTCAACCGGCTGGAATTTATCGAAGTGATCATGGCCGCCGCCAAACTCGGGCTGATCCTCGTGCCGCTCAACTGGCGCCTGACCGCCCCGGAGCTCGCCTTTATCCTGGAGGACAGCCGGACGCAGACCCTCGTCTTCGACAGCGAGCTGACGGAGCTGGCCGGGGAGGTGCGTGAAAGCGTACCTTTGCTGCGGGTCGTCGCGATCGGTGCCGGTGCACACGCGGGCCTTTACGACTACGAGGCCCTTCTCGCGGACCGTGGCGACAAGAAACTTTCACCCGAGAAAGCGCCCGATCTGGATACCCCCCACATCATCATGTATACCGCCGGCACCACCGGCAGACCCAAGGGAGCCATTCTCACCCAGGGAGCCAGCTTCTGGAATGCCGTCAACCTCTACACGGCCATCGATTTCACCTCCCGGGATCGCAACCTGGTGGTGCTGCCCATGTTCCACATCGGCGGCATCGGGCTGTTCATGCTTCCCATGCTCTACGTGGGGGGAACGGCCGTCGTTCAACGCACCTTCGATCCCGAAAAAACGTTTCGACTGCTGGAGGAGGAAGCCATTTCTCTTTTCTTCGGGGTGCCCGCCATTTTTCTTGCCTTGATACAGCACCCCGGCTTCAGGTCCGAAAGTTTCCAAAATCTCCGCCTGGTGATGAGCGGCGGCGCGCCGCTGCCGGTCAGCCTTGTCCAACAGTACCACGATGCCGGCATCGCCCTGCAGCAAGGCTTCGGTATGAGTGAGGCCGCTCCCAGCATTGCCACCCTGAAAAAAGAATTGGCCCTCTCAAAGGCGGGCTCCATCGGCCGGGCCGTGTTCCACCTCGATGCCCGCATCGTTGACGACAACATGCGTGAACTTCCCAGCGGTCAGGTCGGTGAACTGGTAATCCGCGGCCCCAACCTGATGCAGGGCTACTGGAACCGGCCGGAGGCAACCGAGGAGGCTTTCGCCGGGGGCTGGTTTCATACCGGGGACCTCGCGAGAATGGATCCGGACGGTGACATGACCATCGTCGAACGCAAAAAGGACATGTTCATTTCAGGAGGTGAAAACGTTTACCCGGCCGAAGTGGAAAACGCCATCTACGAACTGCCGCAGGTGGCGGAAAATGCCGTGGTCGGCATTGCCGACGAACGCTGGGGGGAGGTCGGCCGGGCCTTCGTGGTGCTGAAACCGGACCAACTGCTGGATGAAAAGGAGATTGGCGACCATCTCAAGAAACGACTGGCCAAGTACAAGATACCCAAACAGATAACCTTTATCGATCAGCTCCCGCGCAACGCCGCCGGCAAGGTGCTGAAAACCGTATTGCGGAAGCAGTGA